From Streptomyces sp. NBC_01460, a single genomic window includes:
- a CDS encoding Lrp/AsnC family transcriptional regulator produces MDRLDREILGILQEDARISYRDLGVRVGLSANAAGDRVRRMRRDGVIRGFTVIVDPAADTRSGLVVFIDVSLRLDTTNEEFERSVLTLPGITEVVHVTGGHDYLVRATAADPGSLDTLLRRLKKDAGVAHSNTRIALRAAPSR; encoded by the coding sequence ATGGACCGGTTGGACAGAGAGATCCTCGGCATTCTCCAGGAGGACGCCCGGATCTCGTACCGCGATCTCGGCGTACGCGTGGGGCTCAGCGCCAACGCGGCGGGTGACCGTGTGCGCCGCATGCGCCGCGACGGGGTGATCCGCGGCTTCACGGTCATCGTCGACCCGGCCGCGGACACCCGTTCGGGCCTCGTCGTCTTCATCGACGTGTCACTGCGCCTCGACACGACGAACGAGGAGTTCGAACGCTCGGTGCTCACCCTGCCCGGCATCACCGAGGTGGTGCACGTGACGGGCGGCCACGACTACCTCGTACGCGCCACGGCGGCGGACCCCGGTTCCCTGGACACGCTGTTGCGCCGGCTGAAGAAGGACGCCGGAGTCGCGCACTCCAACACCCGCATCGCGCTCAGAGCGGCGCCTTCCAGATGA
- a CDS encoding MFS transporter, protein MDTTAQQAPAPDRKQSAAAYRNLIMATIGFTLTFWAWNLISPLSGDFKERLGLSSFQQSLLVAVPVLVGSLGRIPAGALTDKFGARLMFPVVSALTIVPVLLLIPAKDSYGAMLAVGFLLGLGGTTFAIGIPLVNSWFPPAERGLALGVFGMGMGGVALSGYFTPRIAKHSENLPFWIVAGALLVYSLLAAVLITDHPGRTIPTDSLGHRLGQAGRLRVTWELSALYAIGFGGIVAFGVYLPTYLKTWYEMSPTEAGTKAAGFALVTVVFRPIGGWLSDRAHPALVTAAALLLAALMAIVQAFDPGLDPVGTIALLAMAAGLGTASGSVFALVSQVTPQAKVGSVTGIVGAMGGLGGFVPPLVMGAIYSAKDSYSIGFMLLSDLALAGSVYAYGRMRTIRRDG, encoded by the coding sequence GTGGACACAACCGCCCAGCAGGCCCCCGCCCCGGACCGGAAGCAGTCCGCCGCCGCCTACCGGAACCTGATCATGGCGACGATCGGGTTCACGCTCACCTTCTGGGCGTGGAACCTGATCTCGCCGCTGTCGGGTGACTTCAAGGAGCGGCTCGGCCTGAGCTCCTTCCAGCAGTCGCTCCTGGTCGCGGTTCCCGTGCTGGTGGGCTCGCTCGGCCGTATCCCGGCGGGCGCCCTGACCGACAAGTTCGGCGCCCGGCTGATGTTCCCCGTCGTCTCGGCCCTGACGATCGTCCCGGTGCTGCTGCTCATCCCCGCGAAGGACTCCTACGGGGCGATGCTCGCCGTCGGCTTCCTGCTCGGCCTCGGCGGCACGACGTTCGCGATCGGCATCCCGCTGGTCAACTCGTGGTTCCCGCCGGCCGAGCGGGGCCTGGCGCTCGGTGTGTTCGGCATGGGCATGGGCGGCGTCGCGCTGTCCGGTTATTTCACGCCCCGCATCGCGAAGCACAGCGAGAACCTGCCGTTCTGGATCGTCGCCGGCGCGCTCCTGGTCTACTCGCTGCTCGCGGCGGTCCTGATCACCGACCACCCCGGACGCACCATCCCCACGGACTCCCTGGGCCACCGCCTGGGCCAGGCGGGCCGGCTCCGGGTGACCTGGGAGCTGTCCGCGCTCTACGCGATCGGGTTCGGCGGCATCGTCGCGTTCGGCGTGTACCTGCCGACGTATCTGAAGACCTGGTACGAGATGTCGCCCACCGAGGCGGGCACCAAGGCGGCCGGGTTCGCGCTGGTCACGGTCGTCTTCCGGCCGATCGGCGGCTGGCTGTCGGACCGGGCGCACCCCGCCCTGGTCACCGCCGCGGCCCTGCTGCTGGCGGCGCTGATGGCCATCGTCCAGGCCTTCGACCCGGGTCTGGATCCGGTCGGCACCATCGCGCTGCTCGCCATGGCGGCCGGGCTCGGCACCGCGAGCGGCAGCGTCTTCGCCCTGGTCTCGCAGGTGACCCCGCAGGCCAAGGTGGGCAGTGTGACCGGCATCGTCGGCGCGATGGGCGGGCTCGGCGGATTCGTGCCGCCGCTGGTCATGGGCGCCATCTACAGCGCGAAGGACTCGTACTCGATCGGCTTCATGCTGCTCTCCGACCTGGCGCTGGCGGGATCCGTGTACGCGTACGGCCGGATGCGGACCATCCGGCGCGACGGCTGA
- a CDS encoding acyl-CoA synthetase: protein MTSLLPALSGASGRTDSPEAVRFGEHVLTYAQLADASASLAARIAGAGRVAVWATSTPETVVAVVAALRAGVPAVPLNPRTGERELAHIVADSAPSVVLAGKGDALPSALSGLERLDVGTATAAPSREAVLPEPSAESPALVVYTSGTTGPPKGAVLPRRAIAASLDALEDAWGWTGEDVLVHALPLFHVHGLILGVLGPLRRGGSVRHLGRFSAEGVARELLSGGTMLFGVPTMYHRLAGALAAPDGPGNLTKALAGARLLVSGSAALPVHDHERIAAATGRRVIERYGMTETLMNTGVRADGAPRAGTVGPPLAGVELRLVEEDGTVLADTASIGEIQVRGPNLFTGYLNRPDATAAAFTEDGFFRTGDMATIDPDGYVRIVGRKATDLIKSGGYKIGAGEIENALLDHPGVREAAVTGEPDADLGERIVAWVVPADPGSPPGEGELAAHVADLLAPHKRPRVVRYLDALPRNELGKIMKRSLGV from the coding sequence GTGACCTCTCTTCTGCCCGCGCTGAGCGGAGCGTCCGGCCGGACGGACTCCCCCGAGGCCGTCCGGTTCGGCGAACACGTCCTGACCTACGCACAGCTGGCCGACGCGTCCGCTTCGCTCGCCGCCCGCATCGCGGGCGCGGGCCGGGTCGCCGTCTGGGCCACGTCCACCCCGGAGACGGTGGTCGCCGTCGTGGCGGCCCTGCGCGCGGGGGTGCCCGCCGTGCCGCTCAACCCGAGGACCGGCGAGCGGGAGCTCGCGCACATCGTCGCCGACAGCGCGCCCTCGGTCGTGCTGGCCGGGAAGGGCGACGCACTGCCGTCCGCGCTGAGCGGCCTGGAGCGGCTCGACGTCGGCACGGCCACCGCCGCCCCCTCCCGGGAGGCCGTCCTCCCCGAGCCCTCGGCGGAGTCCCCCGCCCTGGTCGTCTACACGTCGGGCACGACGGGCCCGCCCAAGGGTGCCGTCCTGCCCCGCCGGGCGATCGCCGCATCGCTGGACGCGCTGGAGGACGCCTGGGGATGGACCGGTGAGGACGTCCTCGTCCACGCCCTGCCCCTGTTCCATGTGCACGGGCTGATCCTGGGCGTCCTCGGCCCGCTGCGCCGGGGCGGCTCCGTACGCCACCTCGGCCGGTTCTCGGCCGAGGGAGTGGCCCGGGAGCTGTTGTCGGGGGGAACGATGCTGTTCGGGGTGCCCACCATGTACCACCGGCTGGCCGGCGCCCTGGCCGCACCGGACGGGCCGGGGAACCTCACGAAGGCCCTGGCGGGCGCCCGCCTGCTGGTGTCCGGCTCGGCGGCCCTGCCGGTCCACGACCACGAGCGGATCGCGGCGGCCACCGGCCGCCGGGTCATCGAGCGGTACGGGATGACGGAGACCCTGATGAACACCGGCGTACGGGCCGACGGCGCGCCGCGTGCCGGGACGGTCGGCCCGCCCCTGGCGGGCGTGGAGCTCAGGCTCGTCGAGGAGGACGGCACCGTGCTCGCGGACACCGCGTCCATCGGAGAGATCCAGGTGCGCGGCCCGAACCTCTTCACCGGGTACCTGAACCGCCCGGACGCCACGGCCGCCGCCTTCACCGAGGACGGCTTCTTCCGTACGGGCGACATGGCCACGATCGACCCCGACGGCTACGTGCGGATCGTCGGGCGCAAGGCCACCGATCTCATCAAGAGCGGCGGCTACAAGATCGGCGCCGGCGAGATCGAGAACGCCCTGCTGGACCACCCCGGCGTGCGCGAGGCGGCCGTCACCGGCGAGCCGGACGCGGACCTCGGCGAGCGGATCGTCGCCTGGGTGGTGCCGGCCGACCCCGGATCACCGCCCGGCGAGGGAGAGTTGGCGGCCCATGTGGCGGACCTGCTGGCGCCGCACAAGCGCCCTCGCGTCGTCCGCTACCTCGACGCGCTGCCCCGCAACGAGCTGGGCAAGATCATGAAGAGGTCGCTCGGTGTCTGA
- a CDS encoding carboxyl transferase domain-containing protein has protein sequence MSARQAVDAVAESFTEHRSAARPLPPDGPLGWSGYGDSRERASARTGEEESVLHGTAVVGGRECVLVSFEFGFLGGSLGGRTGDRLEAAYALAGERGLPLVSLVATGGSRMQEGMIALIQLQRVARASALLRARGLPQIAVLRDPTTGGGWATVGAGADVVLALPGAQIGFAGSRVRPADADPYAYTAEGQLAAGQVDAVVPPDELPGTLARWLTVLAVTGPARAAPVPAALSAAGLPATGWDAVEQARSAARPRAAAYLDAYFAYRLPLSGDRCGGRDPGLLCGVGLHDGRPVAYAAQCGTATRPAGYRTAARVIRLADRLGLPVLTLIDTPGAANDAEAERAGAGAAIADAFAAVASARVPVTTLVIGEGGSGGALALAAPDNTHVTTDSYFSVIAPELAAAILKRGPDEVRSTADQLRLRPQDLVELGIARSVVGPARTSGG, from the coding sequence GTGTCCGCGCGGCAGGCGGTCGACGCGGTCGCGGAGAGCTTCACGGAACACCGTTCCGCCGCGCGGCCGCTCCCGCCGGACGGGCCGCTCGGCTGGAGCGGCTACGGGGATTCCCGGGAGCGCGCCTCGGCCCGGACCGGCGAGGAGGAGTCCGTCCTCCACGGGACCGCCGTGGTCGGCGGCCGGGAGTGCGTCCTCGTCTCCTTCGAATTCGGCTTCCTGGGAGGCTCGTTGGGCGGGCGCACCGGGGACCGGCTGGAGGCCGCGTACGCGCTGGCGGGCGAGCGGGGGCTGCCGCTCGTCTCGCTCGTCGCCACCGGGGGCAGCCGGATGCAGGAGGGCATGATCGCGCTGATACAGCTTCAGCGGGTCGCCCGTGCGTCCGCGCTGCTCCGGGCCCGGGGGCTGCCGCAGATCGCCGTCCTGCGGGATCCCACCACCGGGGGCGGCTGGGCCACCGTGGGAGCGGGCGCCGACGTGGTGCTGGCCCTGCCGGGGGCGCAGATCGGGTTCGCGGGTTCCCGGGTGCGGCCGGCCGACGCCGATCCGTACGCGTACACCGCCGAGGGCCAGCTGGCGGCGGGTCAGGTCGACGCCGTCGTCCCACCGGACGAGCTGCCGGGGACCCTGGCCCGGTGGCTGACCGTGCTGGCGGTCACGGGCCCGGCGCGGGCGGCCCCGGTGCCCGCCGCCCTGTCGGCCGCGGGGCTCCCCGCGACCGGCTGGGACGCGGTGGAACAGGCCCGGTCGGCGGCGCGGCCCCGGGCCGCGGCCTATCTGGACGCGTACTTCGCGTACCGGCTGCCGCTGAGCGGCGACCGTTGCGGCGGCCGGGATCCGGGGCTGCTCTGCGGGGTGGGTCTGCACGACGGGCGGCCGGTGGCGTACGCCGCCCAGTGCGGCACCGCGACCCGCCCGGCGGGCTACCGCACGGCGGCCCGGGTGATCCGGCTCGCGGACCGGCTCGGCCTCCCCGTGCTGACCCTGATCGACACCCCTGGCGCGGCCAACGACGCGGAGGCGGAGCGGGCGGGCGCGGGCGCGGCCATCGCCGACGCCTTCGCTGCGGTCGCCTCGGCCCGGGTCCCCGTGACGACCCTCGTGATCGGCGAGGGCGGCTCCGGCGGCGCGCTGGCCCTGGCCGCGCCGGACAACACCCACGTCACCACGGACAGTTATTTCTCGGTGATCGCTCCGGAACTGGCGGCGGCGATCCTGAAGCGCGGTCCGGACGAGGTGCGGTCCACCGCCGACCAGCTCCGGCTGCGCCCGCAGGACCTGGTGGAGCTCGGGATCGCCCGTTCCGTGGTCGGCCCCGCACGGACGTCCGGCGGCTGA
- a CDS encoding beta-Ig-H3/fasciclin: protein MRMSRKAVQAAVTAAALGGSMIISVTPAAAATTAPTCIGRMVTQTTDGFDVLLTNRCGGTRSVKVVVSLAPDSSCYVMSKGTNALYVYHGILGNYDRTVNC from the coding sequence ATGCGTATGTCCCGGAAGGCGGTACAGGCCGCAGTGACCGCGGCCGCTCTCGGCGGTTCCATGATTATCTCGGTGACGCCGGCTGCCGCCGCGACGACGGCCCCGACCTGCATCGGCCGTATGGTCACCCAGACGACCGACGGCTTCGACGTGCTTCTCACGAACCGATGCGGGGGCACCCGCTCGGTGAAGGTGGTCGTCTCGCTCGCCCCGGACAGCTCGTGCTACGTGATGTCCAAGGGCACCAACGCGCTGTACGTCTACCACGGGATCCTCGGGAACTACGACCGTACGGTCAACTGCTGA
- a CDS encoding AfsR/SARP family transcriptional regulator, translating to MRFALLGPLEVLHDGRRVDPGSAKQRLLLAALLRRPSEPVPTAVLTAALWDDDPPASAAANLRTYVRGLRSALGDGGPWDGIPRTPGGYLLRVEPGGRDVDLFEEGTARGHRALTLGDPARASAELSQALSLWRGTFLEGLPLSDALARWAGRLEERRCHAEEDFGEALIAEDRCPEAVLRMRELVEHHPLRQGAWGHLMVGLFRGGDVAGALEAYRRARDVLVRETGLEPGPELRRLHEDMLRQRPATARAAFAPPPSPRQLPVFTGDFVGRDASIAALDSCLDSRTGHPATAVIATVSGMAGVGKTTLVLRWAHRVADRFPDGQLHVNLRGYDEEGPLSAADALQGFIEALGVPQARIPSGTDARTGLFRSLLATRRVLVVLDNARDSAHVRPLLPGAGHSAVVVTSRERLRGLVTAEGARPLTLDVLTEQESTGLLASRLGERVAAEPAAAAEIVAVTGRLPLALAVVAARMADHPAFPLHTFAAELRPAGALLDALADGDARRVLSWSALALTDGAARLFRLLGLHPGPDLSLDAAAALAGGPQHAVRPLLQELARLHLVTENSPGRYLFHDLLRSYAAELVRTEETSTERGAALERLYDHFLHQAHAAAVLVQPQWPAVTPVPRLPSHSGDHVQDADAALVWFATEHRGLMRAVAQAERHGFETYSWQLAWALTAYLAPHGLWQDQRTVQETALVAAERVGDPVGQAMACRLLARADNRLGNLGEAESRLLRSLDLYTRLRDVTGQAQTLHNYVELCYMQGRLAEALRHGDEALRLYRLSGNQDGEARTLNAIGWLHAAEGDYERAIESCGQALERQRRAGDRNGQAATLDSLGFAYHHLARYDRAVASYDEAVALFRASADRYHEAETLVRLGESLAATGGARRAEDVWHRAAAIFDALRDPEADAVRERLSELREP from the coding sequence GTGCGTTTCGCTCTTCTCGGCCCCTTGGAGGTCCTGCACGACGGCCGTCGTGTCGATCCGGGCTCCGCCAAACAGCGCCTGTTGCTGGCGGCCCTCCTCAGGCGCCCGTCCGAGCCCGTGCCGACCGCAGTACTGACGGCGGCCCTGTGGGACGACGATCCCCCGGCCTCCGCCGCCGCGAATCTACGGACCTATGTGCGCGGCCTGCGCAGCGCCCTGGGCGACGGCGGCCCCTGGGACGGGATACCGCGCACGCCGGGCGGCTACCTGCTCCGGGTGGAGCCGGGCGGGCGGGACGTCGACCTCTTCGAGGAGGGGACCGCCCGCGGCCACCGGGCCCTGACGCTCGGCGACCCCGCCCGGGCGAGCGCCGAGCTGAGCCAGGCGCTGAGTCTGTGGCGCGGGACGTTCCTCGAAGGCCTCCCGCTGTCGGATGCGCTGGCCCGCTGGGCGGGTCGTCTGGAGGAGCGCCGCTGCCATGCCGAGGAGGACTTCGGAGAGGCACTGATCGCCGAGGACCGCTGCCCGGAGGCGGTCCTCCGCATGCGGGAGCTGGTCGAGCACCATCCGCTGCGACAGGGGGCCTGGGGCCATCTGATGGTGGGCCTCTTCCGGGGCGGCGACGTGGCGGGGGCCCTGGAGGCCTACCGCCGGGCACGCGACGTGCTGGTCCGGGAGACGGGCCTCGAACCGGGTCCCGAACTGAGGCGCCTGCACGAGGACATGCTCAGGCAGCGCCCGGCGACTGCACGGGCCGCGTTCGCTCCCCCGCCGAGTCCCAGACAACTTCCCGTCTTCACCGGCGACTTCGTCGGACGGGACGCCTCGATCGCGGCGCTCGACTCCTGTCTCGACAGCCGGACGGGCCACCCTGCGACCGCGGTGATCGCCACGGTCTCCGGGATGGCCGGCGTCGGCAAGACCACGCTCGTGCTGCGCTGGGCCCATCGGGTCGCCGACCGCTTCCCCGACGGGCAGCTCCATGTGAACCTGCGCGGGTACGACGAGGAGGGCCCCCTGTCAGCCGCCGATGCCCTCCAGGGATTCATCGAGGCACTGGGCGTGCCGCAGGCGCGGATACCGTCCGGCACGGACGCCCGCACGGGGCTCTTCCGCAGCCTGCTGGCCACCCGTCGCGTGCTCGTCGTCCTCGACAACGCACGGGACTCCGCGCACGTACGGCCGCTGCTGCCCGGTGCGGGGCACAGCGCCGTGGTCGTCACCAGCCGGGAGCGGCTGCGGGGGCTGGTGACGGCCGAGGGGGCACGGCCGCTCACCCTGGACGTGCTGACCGAGCAGGAGTCGACCGGCCTGCTCGCCAGCCGCCTGGGCGAAAGGGTCGCGGCCGAACCGGCGGCCGCTGCGGAGATCGTGGCCGTCACCGGGCGCCTGCCCCTCGCCCTCGCCGTCGTCGCCGCACGGATGGCGGACCATCCGGCCTTCCCCCTGCACACCTTCGCGGCCGAACTCCGCCCGGCCGGGGCCCTGCTGGACGCGCTGGCGGACGGCGACGCGCGGCGCGTCCTGTCCTGGTCCGCGCTCGCCCTCACCGACGGGGCGGCGCGTCTGTTCCGGCTGCTCGGACTTCACCCCGGCCCCGATCTGAGCCTCGACGCGGCGGCGGCGCTGGCCGGAGGCCCGCAGCACGCGGTCCGTCCCCTCCTCCAAGAGCTGGCCCGGCTGCACCTGGTGACCGAGAACTCCCCGGGACGGTACCTCTTCCACGACCTGCTGCGGAGTTACGCCGCCGAGCTCGTCCGGACCGAGGAGACGTCCACGGAGCGCGGGGCTGCCCTCGAACGGCTCTACGACCACTTCCTGCACCAGGCTCACGCGGCGGCCGTCCTCGTACAACCGCAGTGGCCGGCCGTCACGCCCGTGCCCCGGCTGCCGTCCCACAGCGGCGACCACGTGCAGGACGCCGACGCCGCCCTCGTCTGGTTCGCCACCGAGCACCGGGGGCTGATGCGGGCGGTGGCGCAGGCCGAGCGGCACGGCTTCGAGACGTACAGCTGGCAGCTCGCCTGGGCGCTCACCGCCTATCTGGCGCCCCATGGCCTCTGGCAGGACCAGCGTACGGTCCAGGAGACCGCGCTCGTCGCCGCCGAACGGGTCGGCGACCCGGTGGGCCAGGCCATGGCCTGCCGCCTGCTCGCCCGTGCCGACAACCGTCTGGGAAACCTCGGTGAGGCGGAGAGCCGGCTCCTCCGTTCCCTTGATCTGTACACGCGGCTGCGTGACGTCACCGGGCAGGCTCAGACGCTGCACAACTACGTCGAGCTCTGCTACATGCAGGGCCGCCTGGCGGAGGCGCTGCGCCACGGGGACGAGGCGCTCCGCCTGTACCGGCTGTCCGGCAACCAGGACGGCGAGGCCCGGACCCTGAATGCGATCGGATGGCTGCACGCCGCGGAGGGCGACTACGAACGAGCCATCGAGAGCTGCGGCCAGGCCCTCGAACGGCAGCGGCGCGCCGGCGACCGCAACGGTCAGGCCGCCACCCTCGACAGCCTCGGCTTCGCCTATCACCATCTTGCCCGTTACGACCGAGCCGTCGCCAGCTACGACGAGGCGGTCGCCCTCTTCCGGGCCTCGGCCGACCGCTACCACGAGGCGGAGACCCTGGTACGGCTCGGTGAGTCACTCGCGGCCACGGGCGGCGCCCGGCGGGCCGAGGACGTCTGGCACCGTGCCGCCGCGATCTTCGACGCGCTGCGGGACCCGGAGGCCGACGCCGTGAGGGAACGCCTCTCCGAGCTCCGGGAACCGTGA
- a CDS encoding VOC family protein — MAAPSEGTPCWADGTFGDLEGAKRFYGELLGWSYAESMPEYGDYTQAHVDGKAVAALSPPMPGQDAPNAWCLYLASPDAAATAAKIRACGGEVLVEPMRVGDFGTMVLATDPGGTAFGVWQAGRHEGFEARIVPGAFAWAEVYTREPEKADHFFAAVFGYGVKQLDDDAADFSLYDLGADPVLGRMKMGAEFPPQVPAHMNVYFTVADCDAAVEKAKSLGAELRFGPMTIPFGRFATLVDPQGAVFSLFDPSTTGGEMPQVTPAP; from the coding sequence ATGGCCGCACCATCCGAGGGCACCCCGTGCTGGGCCGACGGGACGTTCGGCGACCTGGAAGGGGCGAAACGTTTCTACGGTGAGCTCCTGGGCTGGTCGTACGCCGAGTCGATGCCCGAGTACGGCGATTACACGCAGGCCCATGTGGACGGCAAGGCGGTCGCCGCGCTGTCGCCCCCCATGCCCGGCCAGGACGCGCCGAACGCCTGGTGTCTCTACCTCGCGTCGCCGGACGCCGCCGCCACCGCCGCGAAGATCCGCGCGTGCGGGGGCGAGGTGCTGGTGGAGCCGATGCGGGTCGGCGACTTCGGGACGATGGTGCTGGCCACCGACCCCGGCGGGACCGCCTTCGGCGTGTGGCAGGCCGGCCGGCACGAGGGCTTCGAGGCACGGATCGTGCCCGGTGCCTTCGCCTGGGCGGAGGTCTACACGCGGGAACCGGAGAAGGCGGACCACTTCTTCGCGGCGGTCTTCGGGTACGGGGTGAAGCAGCTGGACGACGACGCGGCCGACTTCTCGCTCTACGACCTCGGCGCGGACCCGGTCCTCGGCCGGATGAAGATGGGGGCGGAGTTCCCTCCCCAGGTACCGGCCCACATGAACGTGTACTTCACCGTGGCGGACTGCGACGCTGCGGTGGAGAAGGCGAAGTCGCTCGGCGCGGAGCTCCGGTTCGGCCCGATGACGATCCCGTTCGGGCGGTTCGCCACCCTGGTGGATCCTCAGGGCGCGGTGTTCTCGCTGTTCGACCCCTCGACGACCGGTGGAGAGATGCCCCAGGTCACCCCGGCTCCCTGA
- a CDS encoding ABC transporter ATP-binding protein has product MPQAEFQAADTADTADIALHGITVRYGKAKAPVVAVEDVSLEAGPGEFVVLVGPSGCGKTTLLRIAAGFVTPSEGTATVRGEPPVPGRATGVVFQQPRLFPWRTAGGNIAFALARHGVPREHRAEHTEELLARVGLAGMAGRRTWELSGGQQQRVAIARALAGEPQVLLMDEPFAALDALTRERLQEEVRTLAATSGTTVLFVTHSAEEAVLLGSRVLVMAAGPGRIVAELEIGLERAAETDVAALRGTPEFSRLRGELAAVMREAALTPAG; this is encoded by the coding sequence GTGCCGCAGGCTGAATTCCAGGCCGCTGACACCGCTGACACCGCTGACATCGCGCTGCACGGGATCACCGTGCGGTACGGAAAGGCCAAGGCACCGGTCGTCGCGGTGGAGGACGTCTCCCTGGAGGCCGGCCCGGGGGAGTTCGTCGTGCTGGTCGGCCCGTCGGGCTGCGGGAAGACGACCCTGCTGCGGATCGCGGCCGGCTTCGTGACCCCCTCGGAAGGCACGGCGACGGTGCGGGGAGAGCCGCCGGTGCCCGGCCGGGCGACCGGTGTCGTCTTCCAGCAGCCGAGGCTGTTCCCCTGGCGCACGGCCGGCGGCAACATCGCGTTCGCCCTGGCCCGGCACGGCGTTCCGCGGGAGCACAGGGCGGAGCATACGGAGGAGTTGCTCGCGCGGGTCGGGCTCGCCGGGATGGCGGGCCGCCGCACGTGGGAGCTCTCCGGCGGCCAGCAGCAGCGGGTGGCCATCGCCCGGGCGCTGGCGGGGGAGCCGCAGGTGCTCCTGATGGACGAGCCGTTCGCCGCGCTGGACGCGCTCACCCGTGAGCGCCTCCAGGAGGAGGTCCGCACGCTGGCCGCCACGTCGGGGACCACGGTGCTCTTCGTGACGCACTCGGCGGAGGAAGCCGTCCTGCTGGGCTCCCGGGTCCTGGTCATGGCGGCCGGTCCGGGCAGGATCGTGGCCGAGCTGGAGATCGGGCTGGAGCGCGCGGCGGAGACGGACGTCGCGGCCCTGCGCGGCACCCCGGAGTTCTCCCGGCTGCGCGGGGAGCTCGCGGCGGTGATGCGGGAGGCGGCCCTGACCCCGGCCGGCTGA
- a CDS encoding taurine ABC transporter substrate-binding protein has translation MSVAIRRRAALLTVALTVLTLAGCGDGGSDGGGDGRTAVRIAYQAIPNADLVVKNQKLLEKALPDADISWVKFDSGGDVNTAVISGAVDLGLAGSSPVTKGLSAPLDIPYKVLWIHDVIGDNEALVARKGIGSVGELKGKKVAAPFGSTTHFSLLAALEEAGVKPADVNIVDLQPQDALAAWTRGDIDAAYVWTPTLSEIQKTGTTLVTSRELAGKGKVTADLGVVTDAFAKKHPDIVTTWLKTQDQAVEQTRSDPEKAAASIGAELNIPPAEAKKQLAQLVLLTAKEQQGPEYLGTAGAPGKFARYLHEAAVFLEGQKAVDAVPEQAAFEKALAVEELARAAG, from the coding sequence ATGTCCGTGGCCATCCGCCGCCGCGCCGCCCTGCTGACCGTCGCCCTCACCGTGCTCACCCTCGCGGGCTGCGGAGACGGCGGGTCCGACGGCGGGGGTGACGGCAGGACCGCCGTCCGCATCGCCTACCAGGCCATACCCAACGCCGACCTGGTCGTGAAGAACCAGAAGCTGCTGGAGAAGGCGCTGCCCGACGCAGACATCAGCTGGGTGAAGTTCGACTCCGGCGGCGACGTCAACACCGCTGTCATCTCCGGGGCGGTCGACCTGGGGCTCGCCGGTTCCAGCCCCGTCACCAAGGGGCTGTCCGCGCCGCTGGACATCCCGTACAAGGTCCTCTGGATCCACGACGTCATCGGCGACAACGAGGCCCTGGTCGCCAGGAAGGGCATCGGCTCCGTCGGGGAGCTGAAGGGGAAGAAGGTCGCCGCCCCCTTCGGTTCGACCACCCACTTCTCGCTGCTGGCCGCGCTCGAGGAGGCCGGTGTGAAGCCGGCGGACGTGAACATCGTGGACCTCCAGCCGCAGGACGCGCTCGCCGCCTGGACCCGGGGCGACATCGACGCCGCGTACGTCTGGACGCCCACGCTCAGCGAGATCCAGAAGACCGGCACGACGCTGGTCACCAGCCGCGAACTGGCCGGGAAGGGCAAGGTCACCGCGGACCTCGGCGTCGTCACGGACGCCTTCGCGAAGAAGCACCCGGACATCGTCACCACCTGGCTGAAGACGCAGGACCAGGCCGTCGAGCAGACCAGGTCCGACCCGGAGAAGGCCGCCGCGTCCATCGGGGCCGAGCTCAACATCCCGCCGGCCGAGGCGAAGAAGCAGCTGGCGCAGCTCGTGCTGCTGACGGCGAAGGAACAGCAGGGACCGGAGTACCTCGGCACGGCGGGCGCTCCCGGGAAGTTCGCGCGCTACCTGCACGAGGCGGCCGTCTTCCTCGAGGGGCAGAAGGCCGTGGACGCCGTCCCGGAACAGGCCGCCTTCGAGAAGGCGCTCGCGGTGGAGGAGCTGGCCCGTGCCGCAGGCTGA